A region from the Streptomyces lydicus genome encodes:
- a CDS encoding ammonium transporter, with protein sequence MPPGILTLAADKVTLSPANTGFMLICSALVMIMTPGLAFFYGGMVRVKSVLNMLMMSFISLGIVTILWVLYGFGLAFGTDKGGFIGWNGDFAGLAHIGLTELWGTSTIPVYVFAVFQLMFAVITPALISGALADRVKFTAWALFIALWVTVVYFPVAHWVWGEGGWLFELKVIDFAGGTAVHINAGAAALGVLLVVGKRIGFKKDPMRPHSLPLVMLGAGLLWFGWFGFNAGSWLGNDDGIGAVAFVNTQVATAAAMLGWLAYEKLRHGSFTTLGAASGAVAGLVAITPACGAVSPLGAIAVGVIAGVLCAMAVNLKYKFGYDDSLDVIGVHLVGGVVGSLLIGFFATGGVQSKAKGLFYGGGLDQLGRQAVGVVCVLLYSLVVSYVLAKAIDLVMGFRVGEDEEVAGIDQAAHAETAYDFAGAGGGTVGRKGPALGEALTKKVDA encoded by the coding sequence ATGCCCCCAGGCATCCTGACGCTTGCAGCAGACAAGGTGACACTCAGCCCGGCGAACACCGGGTTCATGCTGATCTGCTCCGCCCTGGTGATGATCATGACCCCCGGGCTCGCCTTCTTCTACGGCGGCATGGTCCGGGTCAAGAGCGTGCTCAACATGCTGATGATGAGCTTCATCAGCCTGGGCATCGTCACGATCCTGTGGGTCCTGTACGGCTTCGGGCTCGCGTTCGGCACCGACAAGGGCGGCTTCATCGGCTGGAACGGCGACTTCGCTGGCCTCGCCCACATCGGCCTGACGGAGCTGTGGGGCACCAGCACCATCCCGGTCTACGTCTTCGCGGTCTTCCAGCTGATGTTCGCGGTCATCACGCCCGCGCTGATCAGCGGTGCGCTCGCCGACCGGGTGAAGTTCACGGCCTGGGCACTGTTCATCGCCCTGTGGGTCACCGTGGTGTACTTCCCGGTCGCCCACTGGGTCTGGGGCGAGGGCGGCTGGCTCTTCGAGCTGAAGGTCATCGACTTCGCGGGCGGCACCGCGGTGCACATCAACGCCGGCGCCGCGGCGCTCGGCGTGCTCCTCGTCGTCGGCAAGCGCATCGGCTTCAAGAAGGACCCGATGCGGCCGCACAGCCTGCCCCTGGTGATGCTCGGCGCCGGACTGCTGTGGTTCGGCTGGTTCGGCTTCAACGCCGGCTCCTGGCTCGGCAACGACGACGGCATCGGCGCGGTCGCCTTCGTCAACACCCAGGTCGCCACCGCCGCCGCGATGCTCGGCTGGCTGGCGTACGAAAAGCTCCGGCACGGCTCGTTCACCACGCTCGGCGCGGCCTCCGGCGCCGTCGCCGGACTCGTCGCGATCACCCCGGCCTGCGGCGCGGTCAGCCCGCTGGGCGCCATCGCGGTCGGTGTGATCGCCGGTGTGCTGTGCGCCATGGCCGTCAATCTCAAGTACAAGTTCGGCTACGACGACTCCCTGGACGTCATCGGCGTCCACCTCGTCGGCGGTGTCGTCGGCTCGCTGCTGATCGGCTTCTTCGCCACCGGCGGGGTGCAGAGCAAGGCCAAGGGCCTCTTCTACGGCGGCGGCCTCGACCAGCTCGGCCGGCAGGCCGTCGGTGTGGTCTGCGTCCTGCTGTACTCCCTGGTCGTCTCCTACGTCCTTGCCAAGGCCATCGACCTGGTGATGGGCTTCCGGGTCGGCGAGGACGAGGAGGTCGCCGGCATCGACCAGGCCGCACACGCGGAGACCGCGTACGACTTCGCCGGCGCGGGCGGCGGCACGGTCGGCCGCAAGGGACCGGCACTCGGCGAGGCTCTGACGAAGAAGGTGGACGCGTGA
- the nsdA gene encoding transcriptional repressor NsdA — protein sequence MGGNGGSGGTDAAKQPNAQLGSWFMRSGWSKGELARQVNRRARQMGAHHISTDTSRVRRWLDGEQPREPIPRILSELFSERFGCVVGIEELGLRSAHQSPSVSGVDLPWAGAQTVSLISEFSRSDLMLARRGFLGTSLALAAGPSLIEPMQRWLVPVPAGQGDVAEPDRGRRHARLSKPELDLLESTTAMFRQWDAQCGGGLRRKAVVGQLHEVTDLLQEPQPAAVSRRLFKVAAELAELAGWMSYDIGLQPTAQKYFVLALHASKEAGDRPLGSYILSGMSRQMIHLGRPDDALELIHLAQYGSRETATPRTQAMLYAMEARAYAGMGQPSKVKRAVRMAEDTFSDVLPGEPEPDWIRFFSEAELNAENAHSYRDLAYVAGRSPTYASLAEPLMARAVELFGQDSEHQRSYALNLIGMATVHLLQKEPEACAEMAQQAIPFARQVRSERVNTRLRKTVDTAAREFGGVAEVIRLGDELTRQLPESAAAV from the coding sequence GTGGGAGGCAACGGCGGCAGTGGCGGCACCGACGCCGCCAAACAACCCAACGCACAGCTGGGTTCGTGGTTCATGCGCAGCGGCTGGTCCAAGGGGGAGCTGGCACGGCAGGTCAACCGCCGGGCACGCCAGATGGGCGCGCACCACATCAGCACGGACACCTCCCGGGTCCGCCGCTGGCTCGACGGCGAGCAGCCGCGCGAACCCATCCCGCGGATCCTGTCCGAGCTGTTCTCCGAGCGCTTCGGCTGTGTGGTCGGCATCGAGGAGCTGGGGCTGCGCTCCGCGCACCAGTCCCCGTCCGTCTCCGGTGTGGACCTGCCCTGGGCCGGGGCCCAAACGGTCAGCCTCATCAGTGAGTTCTCGCGCAGCGACCTGATGCTGGCCCGCCGCGGCTTCCTCGGCACCTCCCTCGCCCTCGCCGCAGGACCCAGCCTCATCGAGCCGATGCAGCGCTGGCTGGTCCCGGTGCCCGCGGGCCAGGGAGATGTCGCCGAGCCCGACCGTGGCCGGCGGCACGCGCGGCTGTCCAAGCCGGAGCTGGACCTCCTGGAGTCGACGACCGCGATGTTCCGGCAGTGGGACGCGCAGTGCGGCGGCGGGCTGCGGCGCAAGGCCGTGGTCGGCCAGCTTCACGAGGTCACCGACCTCCTCCAGGAGCCCCAGCCCGCGGCGGTGTCCCGGCGGCTTTTCAAGGTCGCCGCCGAACTCGCCGAACTCGCCGGCTGGATGAGCTACGACATCGGGCTGCAGCCCACCGCCCAGAAATACTTCGTGCTGGCCCTGCACGCGTCCAAGGAGGCCGGCGACCGGCCCCTGGGCTCGTACATCCTCTCCGGCATGAGCCGCCAGATGATCCACCTCGGCCGGCCCGACGACGCACTGGAGCTCATCCATCTGGCCCAGTACGGCAGCCGCGAGACGGCCACCCCGCGCACCCAGGCCATGTTGTATGCGATGGAGGCCCGCGCCTACGCCGGAATGGGCCAGCCCAGCAAGGTCAAGCGGGCCGTGCGGATGGCCGAGGACACCTTCTCCGACGTGCTGCCCGGCGAGCCCGAACCGGACTGGATCCGCTTCTTCTCCGAGGCCGAGCTGAACGCCGAGAACGCCCACTCCTACCGCGATCTCGCCTATGTCGCCGGCCGCAGCCCCACCTACGCCTCGCTCGCCGAGCCCCTCATGGCGCGCGCCGTGGAGCTGTTCGGCCAGGATTCCGAGCACCAGCGTTCGTATGCGCTCAACCTGATCGGGATGGCCACCGTGCACCTGCTGCAGAAGGAGCCGGAAGCCTGCGCGGAGATGGCGCAGCAGGCGATCCCGTTCGCCCGGCAGGTCCGCTCCGAGCGGGTCAACACCCGGCTGCGCAAGACCGTGGACACCGCGGCGCGGGAATTCGGCGGTGTCGCCGAGGTGATCCGGCTCGGCGACGAGCTCACCCGCCAGCTTCCCGAATCAGCGGCGGCCGTCTGA
- a CDS encoding bifunctional DNA primase/polymerase — MGFTIGGIREMRSSSRRRARSTDITAAAEYTGLWGWDVVPGARAVRTGSGGTDCSCGAADCPAPGAHPLAFAAELTAGASWETAAAAWAETPGAALLLPVGRTFDILDVPEAAGRNALARLERMGLPLGPAAVTPTGRALFFVAPGAAKELPDLLYRMGWDDATLDLRSLGPGDHITAPPSDLGGHGPVRWLRPPTQATTDRPPQARLVVGTLAYVCHRAVV, encoded by the coding sequence ATGGGCTTCACGATCGGCGGCATCCGCGAGATGCGTTCCAGCTCCCGGCGCCGCGCCCGCTCGACCGACATCACGGCGGCGGCGGAGTACACCGGGCTGTGGGGCTGGGACGTCGTCCCCGGCGCCCGGGCGGTGCGCACGGGCAGCGGTGGCACGGACTGCTCGTGCGGCGCCGCGGACTGCCCCGCGCCCGGCGCCCATCCGCTGGCCTTCGCCGCGGAGCTGACGGCCGGGGCGAGCTGGGAGACGGCCGCCGCGGCCTGGGCGGAGACGCCGGGCGCCGCGCTCTTACTCCCGGTGGGCCGGACGTTCGACATCCTCGACGTGCCCGAGGCCGCGGGGCGCAACGCCCTGGCGCGCCTGGAGCGGATGGGACTGCCGCTCGGCCCGGCCGCGGTGACCCCGACCGGCCGGGCGCTGTTCTTCGTCGCACCCGGCGCGGCCAAGGAACTCCCGGACCTGCTCTACCGGATGGGCTGGGACGACGCCACGCTCGATCTGCGGTCCCTGGGCCCCGGCGACCACATCACCGCGCCGCCCTCCGACCTCGGCGGCCACGGCCCGGTGCGCTGGCTGCGCCCGCCGACGCAGGCCACCACGGACCGGCCGCCGCAGGCGCGGCTGGTGGTGGGCACCCTGGCGTATGTGTGCCACCGCGCGGTGGTGTGA
- a CDS encoding [protein-PII] uridylyltransferase, whose amino-acid sequence MTESVEETTGPDGTPGPAREPAPAPDGGYPAARLRLLQDETAIGPDRRAALAQLTDDWLAGLLHRHATEAGLSGTALVAVGGYGRGELSPRSDLDLLLLHDGRADRGELAALADRLWYPVWDLGLALDHSVRTPAEARKAARDDLKVQLGLLDARHLAGDPELTGALRTTAYADWRESAPKRLPELHDLCQERAERQGELQYLLEPDLKEARGGLRDATALRAVAASWLADAPRGGLEAARTRLLDTRDALHLTTGRATDRLSLQEQDQVAGALGMLDADALLRQTYESARTISYAADVTWREVGRVLRARSVKPMLRGLLHGRTAGKGERSPLAEGVVELDGEAVLARTARPERDPVLVLRAAAAAAQAGLPLATHSIRRCGAAAATRPLPVPWPAEAREQLVTLLGAGSHTVPVWEALEAEGIIPRLLPDWERVRCRPQRNPVHTWTVDRHLIETAVRASALTRRVHRPDLLLIAALLHDIGKGWPGDHSVAGETIARDVASRLGFGARDTAVIATLVRHHLLLVETATRRDLDDPATVGAVAEAVGGTGTLELLHALTEADALATGPAAWSAWRGGLVADLVKRVTARLAGEPRTEARDADEPTAEQERLAAEARRTGGPVLALHARSEPAAGTGDGSAPPEREPVGVELLIAVPAHRSPGRRPSTSPPGTPGVLPAAAGVLALHRLTVRAADLLLLDPVDDGPVLLLRWRVAAEYGSLPRADRLRADLARALDGSLDIPARLAERERAYARRARAVLAPPPRVTVACGSSRTATVIEVRAQDAHGLLHRIGRALEKAGVAVRSAHISTLGANAVDAFYVTGADGEPLSDGAAHEVAAAVERALQ is encoded by the coding sequence GTGACCGAGAGCGTCGAGGAAACGACAGGACCGGACGGAACACCGGGCCCGGCGCGGGAGCCCGCGCCCGCCCCGGACGGCGGCTACCCCGCGGCCCGGCTGCGGCTCCTCCAGGACGAGACGGCCATCGGACCCGACCGCCGCGCCGCCCTCGCCCAGCTGACCGACGACTGGCTGGCCGGCCTGCTGCACCGGCACGCCACCGAAGCCGGCCTGTCCGGGACCGCCCTGGTCGCCGTCGGCGGCTACGGCCGCGGCGAGCTCTCCCCGCGCAGCGATCTCGACCTGCTCCTGCTGCACGACGGCCGCGCCGACCGCGGCGAGCTCGCCGCGCTCGCCGACCGCCTCTGGTACCCCGTCTGGGACCTCGGCCTGGCCCTCGACCACTCCGTACGCACCCCCGCCGAGGCCCGTAAGGCGGCCCGCGACGACCTGAAGGTGCAGCTGGGCCTGCTCGACGCCCGCCACCTGGCCGGCGACCCGGAACTGACCGGCGCGCTGCGCACCACCGCCTACGCCGACTGGCGGGAGAGTGCCCCCAAACGGCTCCCGGAACTCCACGACCTGTGCCAGGAGCGCGCCGAGCGGCAGGGCGAACTCCAGTACCTGCTCGAACCCGACCTCAAGGAGGCCAGGGGCGGGCTGCGGGACGCCACCGCGCTGCGCGCGGTCGCCGCCTCCTGGCTCGCCGATGCCCCGCGCGGCGGCCTGGAAGCCGCCCGCACCCGCCTGCTGGACACCCGCGACGCGCTCCATCTGACGACCGGCCGCGCCACCGACCGGCTCTCCCTCCAGGAACAGGACCAGGTCGCCGGCGCCCTCGGCATGCTCGACGCGGACGCCCTGCTGCGGCAGACCTACGAATCCGCCCGCACCATCTCCTACGCCGCCGATGTCACCTGGCGGGAGGTCGGCCGGGTGCTGCGCGCCCGCTCCGTCAAGCCCATGCTGCGGGGCCTGCTGCACGGCCGTACGGCAGGCAAGGGCGAGCGCTCGCCGCTCGCCGAAGGCGTCGTCGAACTCGACGGCGAGGCGGTGCTGGCCCGTACCGCACGCCCCGAGCGGGACCCGGTGCTGGTCCTGCGCGCCGCGGCCGCCGCCGCCCAGGCCGGGCTGCCGCTGGCCACCCACTCCATCCGCCGGTGCGGCGCGGCCGCCGCCACCCGGCCGCTGCCCGTGCCCTGGCCCGCCGAGGCCCGCGAACAGCTGGTGACGCTGCTGGGCGCGGGCAGCCACACCGTCCCCGTATGGGAGGCACTGGAGGCCGAGGGCATCATCCCCCGGCTGCTGCCCGACTGGGAACGCGTCCGCTGCCGGCCCCAGCGCAACCCCGTCCACACCTGGACCGTGGACCGCCACCTCATCGAGACCGCGGTACGCGCCTCCGCGCTGACCCGCCGGGTGCACCGCCCCGACCTGCTGCTGATCGCCGCCCTGCTGCACGACATCGGCAAGGGCTGGCCCGGTGACCACTCGGTGGCCGGTGAGACCATCGCCCGCGATGTGGCGTCCCGGCTCGGCTTCGGTGCCCGCGACACCGCGGTGATCGCCACCCTCGTACGGCACCACCTGCTGCTCGTCGAGACCGCCACCCGGCGCGATCTGGACGATCCGGCGACCGTGGGCGCGGTCGCCGAGGCGGTCGGCGGCACCGGCACCCTGGAGCTGCTGCACGCCCTGACCGAGGCCGACGCCCTGGCCACCGGGCCCGCCGCCTGGAGCGCCTGGCGCGGTGGACTCGTCGCCGACCTGGTCAAACGGGTCACCGCGCGGCTCGCGGGGGAGCCCCGAACCGAGGCACGCGACGCCGACGAGCCGACCGCGGAGCAGGAGCGGCTGGCGGCCGAGGCCCGGCGCACCGGCGGCCCGGTCCTGGCGCTGCACGCCCGCTCCGAGCCCGCCGCCGGAACCGGGGACGGGTCCGCGCCGCCCGAGCGGGAGCCGGTCGGTGTGGAACTGCTCATCGCCGTACCCGCGCACCGCTCACCCGGCCGCCGCCCCTCGACGAGCCCGCCCGGCACACCGGGCGTCCTGCCCGCCGCGGCAGGCGTGCTGGCCCTGCACCGGCTCACCGTCCGCGCCGCCGACCTGCTGCTGCTCGACCCTGTCGACGACGGCCCGGTCCTGCTGCTGCGCTGGCGGGTGGCCGCCGAATACGGTTCGCTGCCGCGCGCCGACCGGCTGCGCGCCGACCTGGCCCGCGCCCTGGACGGCTCGCTCGACATCCCCGCCCGCCTGGCCGAGCGCGAACGCGCCTACGCCCGCCGGGCCCGTGCCGTGCTCGCCCCGCCGCCCCGGGTCACCGTGGCCTGCGGCAGCTCCCGCACCGC
- a CDS encoding P-II family nitrogen regulator encodes MKLITAVIKPHRLDEVKDALQAFGVHGLTLTEASGYGRQRGHTEVYRGAEYTVDLVPKIRVEVLVEDADAEELMDVVVKAARTGKIGDGKVWSIPVDDAVRVRTGERGPDAL; translated from the coding sequence GTGAAGCTCATCACGGCAGTAATCAAGCCGCACCGGCTGGACGAGGTGAAGGACGCCCTGCAGGCCTTCGGCGTGCACGGTCTGACGCTCACCGAGGCCAGCGGCTACGGCAGGCAGCGCGGGCACACGGAGGTGTACCGCGGCGCCGAGTACACCGTCGACCTGGTGCCCAAGATCCGCGTCGAGGTGCTGGTCGAGGACGCCGACGCCGAGGAGCTGATGGACGTCGTCGTCAAGGCGGCGCGCACCGGCAAGATCGGCGACGGGAAGGTCTGGAGCATCCCGGTGGACGACGCGGTACGGGTGCGGACCGGGGAGCGGGGACCGGACGCACTGTGA